TCCTCACCATTTCACGACTTGAGAGGTTGTTGGAATGGTCGTATTAGATAGTTTCACTTCAATAACCCTTGAAATAACAACTGGTTCCAGATTCTCTCGTCAGACGCCCAGAGCACAGTTTTTTCCGGTAGAGATTGCTCATTAGGTTGGAAAATTACTCAAGTTGCGGCAGAATAAGGGATACCTGCAAGAAATCTCCCCATGCCCCTGCTCCAACCAGACAAGCAAGTTTATGAATCCATCTGACAGCCAGCCGGAAAACCTGAATCGAGACGCTTTGGAAGCCCGCCAACTTGAGCGACTGCAACACCTTCTGAAAGAGGTGTCGGCCTCGAATCCGTTCTGGCAGCAGAAGTGGAACGCCGCGGGTGTCGACGTCAACTCGATCCAGAGCCTCGCGGACCTGCAGAAATTGCCGATCACGACCAAAGCCGAGCTGGTTGAAGATCATCTCTCAAACGCCCCGTATGGCACCAACTTGACCTACCCGCTTGAAACTTACACGCGCATGCATCAGACCTCGGGAACAACCGGTTCCCCCATGCGCTGGCTGGACACCAAAACCAGCTGGGACTGGTTTGGGGAATGCTGGGCACAGATTTATCGCATGGTGGGTCTCTATCCGGAAGACCGCCTGTTCTTCCCCTTCTCATTCGGACCGTTCGTCGGATTCTGGGCAGCCTTCGAGGGGGCCACCCGTCGCGGCAACTTCTGTCTGGCCGGTGGTGGCATGGGCAGCGAAGCTCGTCTGAAAATGATCCTCGACAACAAAATTACTGCCGTCTGCTGTACCCCGACGTACGCCCTGCGACTGGCCGAAGTCGCGGAGGCAGAAAACATCGACCTGGCAGGCAGCCGCGTGCGGGCACTCGTGGTTGCCGGAGAACCAGGGGGCAACATCGAAGCGACCAAACAGCGGATCGGCCAGGGCTGGGGCGCCCGCGTATTCGATCACTGGGGCATGACCGAAATCGGCGCCCTTGGAATTGAGCCCCTCGAAAACCCAGGCGGTCTCAACATTCTCGAAACCGAATGTATTCCCGAAATCGTTGATCCGGAAACACTGCAACCAGTCGAACGCGGAGCCCAGGGCGAGCTGTTGATTACCAACCTGGGCCGCGTCGGATCTCCACTGATTCGCTATCGTACCGGTGACCTGGTCTGCGAAGACACAACCCCCTGCCCCTCGGGTCGCAGCCTGCTGCGTCTGAAAGGGGGCATCCTGGGTCGAGCCGACGACATGGTGATCATTCGCGGTAATAACGTCTTCCCCTCAAGCCTGGAAGCGATCCTGCGTACGTTCGAGCAGGTAGCCGAATACCGGATCGAGGTCCGCACCATTCGCGCCATGCAACACATGAAAATCGAACTGGAACCGGTGGAGTCCCTCTCGACCACGGACCAGCAGAAACAGATTATCAATGAAGTCAGCCATGCGATCAAAGATCGGTTGAACTTCAACGCCGAGGTCACCACGGTTGCCCCTGGTGCCCTGCCCCGCTTTGAACTGAAAGGAAAGCGGTTCTTCAAAATCGACTGAGGCAGTTCGCTGAAACAGGAATCAGCGCACTCCTCTCTATTCGTCGCTCATCACAATCAGGAACCTGAATATGACTACCTACCTGAGATACCTGCTGCTTATCCTCTGTTTCCCGCTGAGTATGCTCATCGGTCCGAGTGCCGTCTCCGCAGCAGAGAAAGCATCCCAGCGTCCGAACATTCTGTTCCTGTTCAGCGATGACCAGCGTGCGGACGCCCTCGGCGCCTATCAGAACCCTCACATTCAGACTCCGAATCTGGACCAGCTGGCACGCGCCGGCTTCAGTTTTCGGAATACGTACTGCATGGGGTCGATTCATGGCGCAGTCTGTCAGCCGAGCCGAGCCATGCTCAACAGCGGACGCTCCCTCTACCATGTGCCCATGGATCTTAGAGGGGTGATGACGATGCCCCAGTTACTGAAAGAATCCGGTTACACCACCTTCGGTACCGGAAAGTGGCACAACCACCGCGAATCGTTTCAGAAGAGTTTCACATTGGGAACAGCGGCCTTCATGGGAGGCATGTCGAATCACCTCAAAGTCCCCGTGGTTGATTTGAAGGATGACAAATTTGAGAACAAACGCATGGGGGAGAAATTTTCCAGCGAACTGTTTGTCGATGCGACCGTCGACTTTCTGAAAACGCAGCCCGCGGACAAACCGTTCTACGCGTATATCGCCTTCACTGCACCACACGATCCGCGGATGCCTCCCGCATCCGCGATGGATACATACAAGGACAAACAGCCGCCACTTCCCAAAAACTTCATGCCCCAGCACCCATTCAACAATGGCTGGATGACTGGCCGCGATGAAGCACTGGCAGGCTGGCCGCGTCAACCGGAAGTCGTTCGCGAGCAGTTGACCGAATACTACGCGATGATCACGCACATGGATTCGCAGATCGGTCGCATCCTGAAAATCCTCAAAGCACAGGGGCTCGACAAAAATACGATCGTAATCTTCTCATCAGACCACGGTCTGGCAGTGGGCAGTCATGGGCTTTTGGGAAAACAGAATCTGTATGAACACAGCATGAAGTCTCCCCTGATTTTTAAAGGACCCGGAATTCCGCAGAATGAATCGAGCGAGGCCCTTGTCTATCTGTATGACATCTTCCCCACAGTCTGTGATCTGACGCAGACCAGTGTTCCCGCAGGAGTGGAAGGTTTAGACCTGGCTCCCATCTGGCGAGGCAATCAGAAAGGTATACGTGATTCACTGTTTACGACTTACGAAGATCTGATGCGGGCGGTCCGTGATGACCGCTGGAAGCTGATCCGCTATCCACAGATCAATAAAACACAGCTGTTCGATCTCAAAACCGATCCTGCTGAGTTGAAGGATCTCTCTGAACATCCGGAGCAACAGGCACGCATCGAACAGATGCTGACAACATTGAAAGAGTGGCAGCAGAAAACGGACGACAAGCAGCCCCTCACATCCGAACATCCCAAGTCAGAAAAAATCGATCTGACGGGCCGCAAGCGAAAACCGGACGCACATCAACCTGACTGGATCGTGAAAAAATACTTCGATTCGGAATGAAATCGCGTTTCCGGGCATGTTATAATCACAGTTCTCACCCAGACTGTGATCCCCATACAAACTGAATGAACCAGAATTCATTCCCACTAATTTACACATACCGAGGTATTCAGAATGAAAGCTTTACTGGCGACTGCCTTACTCTCCCTGTTTATTGCCGCCCCCACCTATGCGGGCAACTGGCCCGGCTGGCGTGGTCCGAATTCGAATGGCGTCGCTGAAGGCAGCGGTTATCCTGTTGAATGGGACAGCTCCAAAAATATTCTCTGGGAAGTCAAATTCCCCGGCCCCAGTGGATCTACCCCCGTGATCTGGGGCGATGATCTGTTTCTGACCACCAACTCAGAAGGTAAGAACCGGATGATCTGTCTCGACAAGAACACCGGGAAAGAAAAGTGGCACACCGACTTCGGAACCGAACGCGCCGGCAAGCACAAAAAAGGGAGCGGCAGCAGCCCCT
The nucleotide sequence above comes from Gimesia sp.. Encoded proteins:
- a CDS encoding sulfatase-like hydrolase/transferase; protein product: MTTYLRYLLLILCFPLSMLIGPSAVSAAEKASQRPNILFLFSDDQRADALGAYQNPHIQTPNLDQLARAGFSFRNTYCMGSIHGAVCQPSRAMLNSGRSLYHVPMDLRGVMTMPQLLKESGYTTFGTGKWHNHRESFQKSFTLGTAAFMGGMSNHLKVPVVDLKDDKFENKRMGEKFSSELFVDATVDFLKTQPADKPFYAYIAFTAPHDPRMPPASAMDTYKDKQPPLPKNFMPQHPFNNGWMTGRDEALAGWPRQPEVVREQLTEYYAMITHMDSQIGRILKILKAQGLDKNTIVIFSSDHGLAVGSHGLLGKQNLYEHSMKSPLIFKGPGIPQNESSEALVYLYDIFPTVCDLTQTSVPAGVEGLDLAPIWRGNQKGIRDSLFTTYEDLMRAVRDDRWKLIRYPQINKTQLFDLKTDPAELKDLSEHPEQQARIEQMLTTLKEWQQKTDDKQPLTSEHPKSEKIDLTGRKRKPDAHQPDWIVKKYFDSE
- a CDS encoding AMP-binding protein; its protein translation is MNPSDSQPENLNRDALEARQLERLQHLLKEVSASNPFWQQKWNAAGVDVNSIQSLADLQKLPITTKAELVEDHLSNAPYGTNLTYPLETYTRMHQTSGTTGSPMRWLDTKTSWDWFGECWAQIYRMVGLYPEDRLFFPFSFGPFVGFWAAFEGATRRGNFCLAGGGMGSEARLKMILDNKITAVCCTPTYALRLAEVAEAENIDLAGSRVRALVVAGEPGGNIEATKQRIGQGWGARVFDHWGMTEIGALGIEPLENPGGLNILETECIPEIVDPETLQPVERGAQGELLITNLGRVGSPLIRYRTGDLVCEDTTPCPSGRSLLRLKGGILGRADDMVIIRGNNVFPSSLEAILRTFEQVAEYRIEVRTIRAMQHMKIELEPVESLSTTDQQKQIINEVSHAIKDRLNFNAEVTTVAPGALPRFELKGKRFFKID